A single region of the Thioalkalivibrio nitratireducens DSM 14787 genome encodes:
- a CDS encoding solute-binding protein encodes MNRFGLAAAALLLAGIAALLFLRPESTGTGAPADRGVPGDPAERTGALVDQIVFTQESDVGKVTGLIEAGTHHVFGQGVTSTTVFQRLRDSERAAYDLAFGSSMELTVNPAGPHFASGELNPFYVREVREALNWLINRRYVAEELYGGLAVPRFLPLNTVFPDYARLAEAARALELRYQHDPVRAERVIQREMERLGATREDGRWVYQGQPVRVSVLIRTEDARKRVGDYVANLMEDLGFRVERLYRTAEEASRIWIAGDPHAGRWHLYTGGWISTVINRDLAENFSYYYTPRGRPDPLWQVYTPDPEFDEAADRLQRRDYESWDEREALMTRALELAMQDSVRVWVADQLNVLPHAREVELAVDLAGGISGSRLWPYTIRFRDRVGGRVVFAVPNLLTEPWNPVAGSNWIFDTMIMRALGDIELIPDPFTGLYWPQRIERAELTVQEGVPVVRSHDWLSLETAERIEVPEDTWIDWDGAAGRFVTVAERHPEGVTARTRTRVLYEPGYLERQWHDGSPVSLADMVLPWILSFERADENSALFDPSHVPTFEVFQRHFRGWRIVSQDPLVIEIYSDQIYPDAETIVAARTPSASPWHTLALGIRAEAAGDLAFSSLKADRERLTWMSLVAGPSLAILDRHLDAALHDGFVPFPEALADFVGADEAGARFRALADWREARGHFWVGDGPFYLHSVHALERTLVLRRFEDFPDRSDKWLRFTRPAIPELELDGPMVVEAGAAAEFTLRATFDGEPYPLDDIENVQYLLFDGVGSLVRRGSPEADGPGSWRLRLEPDTIAALGTGANSLEFAVISRRVALPSFASQVFATLPAPSAARNGGSR; translated from the coding sequence ATGAACCGATTCGGACTTGCCGCAGCCGCGCTGCTTCTCGCAGGCATCGCGGCCCTCCTCTTCCTGCGCCCCGAGAGTACCGGTACCGGGGCGCCCGCAGACCGTGGTGTGCCGGGGGATCCGGCCGAGCGCACTGGGGCGCTGGTCGATCAGATCGTATTCACGCAGGAGTCCGATGTCGGCAAGGTCACCGGGCTGATCGAGGCCGGCACGCACCACGTGTTCGGGCAGGGCGTCACCAGCACCACGGTGTTCCAGCGCCTGCGCGACTCCGAACGCGCGGCGTACGATCTCGCGTTCGGCTCGTCGATGGAACTGACCGTGAATCCCGCGGGGCCGCATTTCGCCAGCGGCGAACTCAACCCCTTTTACGTGCGCGAGGTCCGCGAAGCGCTGAACTGGCTGATCAACCGCCGCTACGTCGCCGAGGAGCTCTACGGCGGGCTGGCCGTGCCGCGTTTCCTGCCGCTGAACACCGTATTCCCGGACTATGCGCGGCTTGCCGAGGCGGCGCGCGCGCTGGAGCTGCGCTACCAGCACGACCCGGTGCGCGCCGAACGCGTGATTCAGCGCGAGATGGAACGGCTCGGGGCCACGCGCGAAGACGGACGCTGGGTCTATCAGGGGCAGCCGGTCCGGGTGAGCGTGCTGATCCGCACCGAGGACGCGCGCAAGCGCGTCGGCGATTACGTGGCGAACCTGATGGAGGATCTCGGATTTCGGGTGGAGCGCCTGTACCGCACCGCAGAGGAGGCCTCGCGCATCTGGATCGCCGGCGATCCGCACGCCGGGCGCTGGCACCTGTACACCGGTGGCTGGATCTCGACCGTGATCAACCGCGATCTGGCCGAGAACTTCAGCTATTACTACACGCCGCGCGGGCGCCCGGACCCGCTCTGGCAGGTCTACACGCCCGATCCCGAGTTCGACGAGGCCGCTGACCGGCTGCAGCGCCGCGACTACGAAAGCTGGGACGAACGCGAGGCGCTGATGACGCGCGCGCTGGAGCTGGCGATGCAGGACTCGGTGCGGGTCTGGGTCGCCGATCAGCTGAACGTGCTGCCGCACGCCCGGGAAGTCGAACTCGCGGTGGATCTTGCCGGCGGCATCTCCGGATCGCGCCTGTGGCCATATACGATCCGTTTCCGCGACCGGGTCGGCGGTCGCGTGGTGTTCGCGGTGCCGAACCTGCTGACCGAGCCCTGGAACCCGGTCGCAGGCAGCAACTGGATCTTCGATACGATGATCATGCGCGCGCTCGGCGACATCGAGCTGATCCCCGATCCGTTCACCGGGCTGTACTGGCCGCAGCGAATCGAGCGCGCGGAACTGACCGTCCAGGAGGGCGTTCCGGTGGTACGCAGCCATGACTGGCTGAGTCTCGAAACCGCCGAGCGCATCGAGGTGCCCGAAGACACCTGGATCGACTGGGACGGCGCTGCCGGGCGTTTTGTCACCGTCGCCGAACGCCATCCCGAAGGCGTCACCGCCCGCACCCGCACCCGCGTACTCTACGAGCCGGGATACCTGGAACGGCAGTGGCACGACGGTTCGCCGGTCTCGCTCGCCGACATGGTGCTGCCGTGGATCCTGAGCTTCGAGCGGGCCGATGAGAACAGCGCGCTGTTCGACCCCAGCCATGTACCGACCTTCGAGGTCTTCCAGCGCCATTTTCGGGGCTGGCGCATCGTCTCGCAGGATCCGCTGGTGATCGAGATCTACAGCGACCAGATCTATCCTGACGCGGAGACCATCGTCGCCGCGCGCACGCCTTCGGCCTCGCCGTGGCACACGCTGGCGCTCGGCATCCGTGCCGAGGCGGCCGGCGATCTCGCGTTCTCCTCGCTGAAGGCCGACCGGGAACGCCTGACCTGGATGAGCCTGGTGGCCGGCCCGAGCCTCGCGATCCTCGACCGGCACCTCGACGCGGCGCTGCACGACGGCTTCGTGCCGTTCCCCGAGGCGCTGGCCGATTTCGTCGGCGCGGACGAGGCCGGCGCGCGGTTCCGGGCGCTCGCCGACTGGCGGGAAGCCCGCGGCCACTTCTGGGTCGGCGACGGACCGTTCTACCTGCACTCGGTGCATGCACTCGAGCGGACGCTGGTGCTGCGGCGCTTCGAGGACTTCCCCGACCGCTCCGACAAATGGCTGCGCTTCACCCGACCGGCGATCCCGGAACTCGAGCTCGACGGGCCGATGGTCGTGGAAGCCGGCGCGGCCGCCGAATTCACGCTGCGCGCGACCTTCGACGGCGAGCCGTACCCACTGGACGACATCGAGAACGTGCAGTACCTGCTGTTCGACGGCGTCGGCTCGCTGGTCCGGCGCGGGTCGCCGGAGGCGGACGGGCCGGGTAGCTGGCGCCTGCGCCTGGAGCCGGACACCATCGCCGCGCTGGGCACCGGCGCGAACAGCCTCGAGTTCGCGGTGATTTCCCGGCGCGTGGCCCTGCCCTCGTTCGCGTCGCAGGTGTTCGCGACATTGCCGGCGCCGTCGGCCGCGCGCAACGGAGGCTCGCGATGA